In one window of Thermus aquaticus DNA:
- a CDS encoding HepT-like ribonuclease domain-containing protein — translation MQARFGNHAEQRPQKLGPRRRNVLALVRLLEILGEAARGISEEFKRLHPEIPWREIVATRNLLIHEYFGVDMEVVAAILEQDLPPLLEQLESLLATLDRPEH, via the coding sequence TTGCAGGCGCGCTTTGGAAATCACGCAGAACAAAGACCCCAGAAGCTTGGCCCCAGAAGAAGAAACGTCCTCGCTCTCGTCCGCCTCCTGGAAATCCTTGGAGAAGCGGCTAGGGGCATTTCCGAGGAATTCAAGCGCCTCCACCCTGAAATTCCCTGGCGGGAGATCGTGGCCACCCGCAATCTCCTTATCCACGAGTACTTTGGCGTGGACATGGAGGTGGTGGCGGCCATCCTGGAACAAGACCTCCCCCCACTTCTGGAGCAGCTAGAATCCCTCTTGGCAACTCTGGACCGCCCCGAGCACTAG
- a CDS encoding nucleotidyltransferase family protein, whose protein sequence is MSLGVSIPSQALAEVCRRYGVRRLLLFGSFARGEADEESDLDLLVEFFPGRPPGLGFVRLQEELTRLFGRRVDLHTLGSLSPYLREEVLKEARPIHEAA, encoded by the coding sequence ATGAGCTTAGGGGTGTCCATCCCTTCCCAAGCCCTGGCAGAGGTCTGCCGTCGGTACGGGGTCCGGCGCCTCCTCCTCTTCGGCTCCTTCGCCCGAGGAGAGGCCGACGAGGAAAGCGACCTGGACCTCCTGGTGGAGTTCTTCCCCGGGCGCCCCCCAGGCCTGGGCTTCGTGCGGCTTCAGGAGGAGCTGACCCGCCTCTTCGGGCGCAGGGTAGACCTCCACACCCTGGGAAGCCTGAGCCCTTACCTCCGGGAGGAGGTCCTGAAGGAGGCCCGCCCTATCCATGAGGCGGCGTAA
- a CDS encoding DUF3800 domain-containing protein, whose amino-acid sequence MERVFLVYVDESGETGLDLANPQQPLYLLLAALVPAGPDYEALSRQLEALSQDLQKRLQLGHPAPLHAVEFYQRTGFFRKAPLPLSPEEAFVYFQRVLQTVAQVVPGWVGVYANKREMADILGDRKGRNLAEGLRRDLIQALLERLREELDRLSGYGFLLAEARYPAQDHGLWRQALAHLRATHPTPRLQGVPALVEKEHLPLAAADFPAYVLADYLKRSLGVGRRRPHMEEWFERFFGGKVALYPVGEEVLKRIKTY is encoded by the coding sequence CTGGCAAACCCCCAACAGCCCCTCTATTTGCTCCTGGCCGCCCTGGTGCCAGCGGGCCCCGACTATGAAGCTTTGTCTAGACAGCTGGAAGCCCTGTCGCAGGACCTCCAAAAAAGGCTCCAGCTGGGCCACCCCGCCCCGCTTCATGCCGTGGAATTCTACCAGCGCACGGGGTTTTTCCGGAAGGCGCCTCTTCCCCTTTCCCCGGAAGAGGCCTTCGTCTACTTCCAGCGGGTCCTGCAAACCGTGGCCCAGGTGGTGCCGGGGTGGGTGGGCGTCTACGCGAACAAGAGGGAGATGGCCGATATCCTGGGGGACAGGAAAGGGCGCAATCTAGCCGAAGGGCTCCGCCGGGACTTGATACAGGCTCTTCTAGAGAGGCTTCGGGAGGAGCTGGACCGTTTGTCCGGATACGGCTTCCTCCTCGCCGAGGCTCGCTACCCGGCCCAGGACCACGGCCTGTGGCGGCAAGCCTTGGCCCACTTGCGGGCAACGCACCCCACACCTCGCCTCCAAGGGGTCCCGGCGCTGGTGGAGAAAGAGCACCTTCCCCTGGCAGCGGCGGATTTCCCCGCCTACGTCCTAGCCGACTACCTCAAGCGCTCCCTGGGGGTTGGAAGACGCCGCCCCCACATGGAGGAGTGGTTTGAGCGCTTCTTCGGAGGCAAGGTGGCGCTCTACCCCGTGGGAGAGGAGGTCTTGAAGAGGATCAAAACGTACTAA